A genomic segment from Acyrthosiphon pisum isolate AL4f chromosome A3, pea_aphid_22Mar2018_4r6ur, whole genome shotgun sequence encodes:
- the LOC100573020 gene encoding uncharacterized protein LOC100573020 isoform X2 — protein MHDRLGFIVAVVSCYLVQTSFCNRDLFPEGVQLGYRWRATTHVGTVFPSEHLTNYSVEAYFLVQNDQNFTNFQIKEFKTSENQQEFPWITLPFRCVYRDGEVQKFESETGDVTGSLNIKRALATMFQLKLDSLRRPSFAAEEAGVYGKCNVQYLVTKSNNNTNVKKIINFSACDSKLGQQWSNTPAFTCPSSYQDGSMSHSVRNYNLDEMNVIRYLNIIGTVEFQPFQALAESHHIFVNQTFELDDIFPIGEPIALVAKSDDSIEYDFNHYEDPTMGFKPSNKSLLLEEILDALSQLTESLSWEIGTTNLDNQTEFRALELMWWLDTSDWITLYDTIKIGTSYSQETIQHFFWDLVPQVGSASSVEFIRELIKTQKITSFLATGLLITFPYHVRYPNEKLLKESEILLYLDRDIENEVRKVAILSFASLIHKTCGKGMCSDDTQNKYIKLFLDKFIESTSHSRQMLFIEAFSNMKIDNILDFLQPIITDHNRSRHIRLVAIWAAKSATTAHPEKVAEVFWPILTNHSEPMEIRTSALNMLMMSQPTVSRFLTLYWFMQAEPSQQIYNFYYTTINSMANSKYPCYDKYKIAAQIVRFVQHKWHHWATGNYLLDYEDPMRGYGGIVQTILMANQRTGFPSVLRLTAEQHSFGTSSEFQIHLKFEGLADSLKRELFNTMAKPSVEMTDALKHIQDVLEKAKFTIREDEDLHFETIIKINEQTIYCHHLNQTTFKSFALVLKRLSSLYFQFSLNYQRLSFPLRFQRTHFTDFGTPILLQFRTASLLSLRGSIKQTESGKSRDAELDFRYSLDTVTSLKTFNPLSSTWRGADRFRCIHARIPFSTEIITHFFRSYIKASAYRYKNFVDGSKLGIVWHSATKLVPPENTLPAVKKDELLTDDWAFESRDLGAKIATTVFDCQDEGKFSNSLIIIKEAFQISNKNYQAIPGGVALLGIYSLANYFTFIPPEDSCGLVLSLSPLQVVPVFVQEGNTIHITMNHYDQTLWGLIAHYARIADGNQEISFKLSHSNRERNITITNGYWRLLRFEGSFILPSRKSGALHPPPPLHGQATVSWGYHDSATTMLVSIKPENAREEWPEQCVIDSPTCLQTASDISTSQIISLQFVNLPSWMIITMHSLFSDFVMDEGNMTTVKFTFPTKLPWTTRGICAVNSVTALSLDNSTTHNFKLNQDCYTIALADCSSLSRFIVGIKMNTINSTLSVRILTQNSVMDMVQENSDIKIYINGTEIEVTATGIQYPPKNKDDIFIYRAKKWDEEMTDLEINSGITVQHYGHTVIMLVESKLRGFTCGLCGNFNSENSDELNETPKCVQL, from the exons GTTATCTGGTTCAAACCAGCTTTTGCAATCGTGACCTGTTTCCGGAGGGCGTTCAGCTCGGCTACAGATGGAGGGCGACGACGCACGTGGGTACCGTGTTCCCATCGGAGCACTTGACCAACTATTCGGTGGAAGCATACTTTTTAGTTCAAAACGATCAAAATTTCACAAACTTTCAA ATCAAAGAATTTAAGACGAGCGAGAACCAACAAGAGTTCCCGTGGATCACGCTGCCGTTCCGATGCGTTTACAGAGACGGCGAAGTACAAAAGTTCGAGAGCGAAACCGGCGACGTGACGGGATCGTTGAACATAAAAAGAGCATTGGCCACTATGTTTCAGCTGAAATTGGATTCCCTGAGGCGACCGTCGTTCGCCGCAGaagag GCTGGAGTCTATGGAAAATGCAACGTTCAGTACCTTGTgactaaatcaaataataacacaaatgttaagaaaataatcaacttttCGGCTTGTGACAGTAAACTTGGACAACAGTGGAGCAATACGCCGGCGTTCACGTGCCCATCGAGTTATCAA gaCGGGAGTATGAGTCACAGTGTTCGAAATTATAATCTGGACGAGATGAATGTGATTCGGTATTTGAATATTATCGGTACAGTAGAGTTCCAACCATTCCAAGCGTTAGCAGAATCTCATCACATCTTCGTGAA CCAAACATTTGAGCTGGACGACATTTTTCCGATCGGCGAACCCATCGCGCTGGTAGCAAAGTCGGACGACTCGATTGAGTACGACTTTAATCACTATGAAGATCCTACAATGGGTTTCAAGCCGTCCAATAAGTCTCTTCTTTTGGAAGaa attcttGATGCACTCAGTCAACTCACAGAAAGTTTGAGCTGGGAAATTGGAACAACCAACCTAGACAACCAGACTGAGTTTAGAGCTTTAGAGCTCATGTGGTGGTTAGATACATCTGATTGGATTACATTATACGATACGATAAAAATCGGGACCAGTTACTCACAAGAAACCATACA ACACTTCTTTTGGGATTTGGTACCACAAGTTGGATCAGCTTCTTCGGTTGAATTTATTCGTGAACTAAttaagacacaaaaaataacgaGCTTTTTGGCCACTGGATTGTTAATAACGTTTCCGTACCACGTTAGGTATCCAAACGAAAAACTCTTAAAAGAATCCGAAATTTTATTGTATCTCGATAGAGATATAGAAAACGAAGTGAGAAAAGTAGCAATTTTGAGCTTTGCTTCGTTGATACATAAAACGTGTGGTAAAGGAATGTGCTCAGATGATACGCAGAACAAGtacatcaaattatttttagacaaattCATAG AATCCACTTCACACAGTCGACAAATGCTGTTCATTGAAGCGTTCAGTAACATGAAAATCGACAATATACTGGACTTTTTACAACCGATTATTACAGATCATAACCGTTCTAGACACATCCGATTAGTCGCTATTTGGGCTGCGAAATCGGCCACTACTGCCCACCCAgaaaag GTCGCTGAAGTGTTTTGGCCGATATTGACGAACCACTCTGAACCTATGGAAATCCGAACGTCCGCGCTAAACATGCTCATGATGTCCCAGCCGACTGTGTCTCGGTTTTTGACACTCTACTGGTTCATGCAAGCCGAACCCAGCCAACAGATTTATAACTTTTACTACACAACGATCAATTCGATGGCCAACTCCAAGTATCCTTGCTACGACAAATA CAAAATAGCCGCACAAATCGTAAGGTTCGTGCAGCACAAGTGGCATCACTGGGCCACCGGAAACTACCTGTTGGACTACGAGGATCCGATGAGAGGGTACGGTGGAATTGTTCAGACCATCCTGATGGCCAACCAGCGCACCGGGTTCCCGTCCGTACTCCGGTTGACGGCCGAACAGCACTCGTTTGGCACGTCATCTGAATTTCAGATTCACCTAAAATTTGAAGGACTGGCTGACAGTTTGAAGAGAGAACTGTTCAATACCATGGCGAAACCATCCGTCGAGATGACCGACGCGCTCAAGCATATACAGGACGTGCTCGAAAAGGCTAAATTCACCATCCGGGAGGACGAAGACCTTCACTTCGAGACGATTATCAAAATCAACGAGCAGACTATCTACTGTCACCACTTGAACCAGACCACGTTCAAGAGCTTCGCCCTTG TGTTGAAGCGGCTGAGTTCGTTGTATTTCCAGTTCAGTTTGAACTACCAGCGTCTATCGTTCCCGTTACGTTTCCAACGGACGCACTTCACCGATTTTGGAACACCAATTCTCCTACAGTTTAGAACGGCCTCGTTGTTGTCATTACGAGGAAGCATCAAGCAGACTGAGAGTGGCAAGTCAAGGGACGCCGAACTAGACTTCCG aTATTCCTTGGACACCGTGACTAGTCTCAAAACGTTCAACCCGCTAAGCAGCACTTGGCGGGGTGCCGACCGTTTTCGTTGCATCCATGCAAGAATACCGTTTTCCACCGAGATAATAACGCACTTTTTTAGATCTTACATAAAAGCATCAGCCTACAGGTACAAGAATTTCGTCGACGGGTCGAAGCTGGGAATCGTGTGGCATTCCGCGACCAAACTGGTTCCACCGGAAAACACTTTACCGGCCGTCAAGAAAGACGAATTGCTCACCGAt GATTGGGCTTTCGAGTCAAGAGATTTGGGAGCGAAAATTGCCACTACCGTTTTCGACTGCCAAGATGAGGGAAAGTTTTCCAATTCGTTGATCATCATCAAAGAAGCATTTCAGATTAGTAACAAAAACTATCA GGCCATACCTGGCGGTGTTGCTTTGCTGGGCATCTATTCGCTTGCCAACTATTTCACGTTCATTCCTCCAGAAGACAGTTGTGGTCTGGTATTGTCCCTGTCGCCGTTGCAG GTGGTTCCCGTGTTCGTCCAAGAGGGAAACACGATACACATCACGATGAACCACTACGACCAGACGCTCTGGGGCCTGATCGCGCATTACGCGCGCATCGCGGATGGCAACCAAGAGATATCGTTCAAGCTGAGCCACTCGAACCGCGAGCGGAACATCACCATCACCAATGGGTACTGGAGGCTGCTGCGGTTCGAGGGGTCGTTCATACTGCCGTCCCGCAAGTCCGGCGCCCTGCACCCGCCGCCGCCGTTGCACGGACAGGCCACCGTGTCGTGGGGCTACCACGATTCGGCCACCACCATGCTCGTGTCCATCAAGCCGGAGAACGCCCGCGAGGAATGGCCCGAACAGTGCGTCATCGATTCGCCCACGTGCCTGCAGACCGCCAGCGACATTTCCACCAGTCAAATCATATCGCTGCAATTCGTCAAC CTGCCAAGTTGGATGATAATTACGATGCATTCATTGTTTTCTGATTTTGTAATGGACGAAGGTAATATGACCACCGTCAAATTTACATTTCCAACTAAACTCCCTTGGACTACCCGGG GCATCTGCGCAGTTAACTCTGTGACGGCGTTGAGTTTGGATAATTCAACAACACACAATTTCAAGTTGAATCAAGACTGCTACACAATAGCATTAGCAGACTGTTCTTCATTGTCTCGTTTTATAGTAGGCATTAAAATGAACACTATTAATTCAACTTTG aGTGTGCGAATATTGACACAAAACAGTGTAATGGACATGGTTCAAGAGAATtctgacataaaaatatacattaatggaACTGAAATTGAAGTCACCGCAACTGGAATTCAATACCCACCGAAAAATAaagatgatatttttatttatag gGCGAAAAAATGGGATGAAGAAATGACTGATCTTGAAATTAATTCTGGAATAACAGTTCAACATTATGGTCATACGGTCATTATGTTGGTTGAAAGTAAATTGCGTGGATTTACATGTGGTTTATGTGGAAATTTCAACAGTGAAAACAGTGACGAATTAAATGAAACACCAAAATGTgtacaattgtaa
- the LOC100573020 gene encoding uncharacterized protein LOC100573020 isoform X1, protein MHDRLGFIVAVVSCYLVQTSFCNRDLFPEGVQLGYRWRATTHVGTVFPSEHLTNYSVEAYFLVQNDQNFTNFQIKEFKTSENQQEFPWITLPFRCVYRDGEVQKFESETGDVTGSLNIKRALATMFQLKLDSLRRPSFAAEEAGVYGKCNVQYLVTKSNNNTNVKKIINFSACDSKLGQQWSNTPAFTCPSSYQDGSMSHSVRNYNLDEMNVIRYLNIIGTVEFQPFQALAESHHIFVNQTFELDDIFPIGEPIALVAKSDDSIEYDFNHYEDPTMGFKPSNKSLLLEEILDALSQLTESLSWEIGTTNLDNQTEFRALELMWWLDTSDWITLYDTIKIGTSYSQETIQHFFWDLVPQVGSASSVEFIRELIKTQKITSFLATGLLITFPYHVRYPNEKLLKESEILLYLDRDIENEVRKVAILSFASLIHKTCGKGMCSDDTQNKYIKLFLDKFIESTSHSRQMLFIEAFSNMKIDNILDFLQPIITDHNRSRHIRLVAIWAAKSATTAHPEKVAEVFWPILTNHSEPMEIRTSALNMLMMSQPTVSRFLTLYWFMQAEPSQQIYNFYYTTINSMANSKYPCYDKYSKIAAQIVRFVQHKWHHWATGNYLLDYEDPMRGYGGIVQTILMANQRTGFPSVLRLTAEQHSFGTSSEFQIHLKFEGLADSLKRELFNTMAKPSVEMTDALKHIQDVLEKAKFTIREDEDLHFETIIKINEQTIYCHHLNQTTFKSFALVLKRLSSLYFQFSLNYQRLSFPLRFQRTHFTDFGTPILLQFRTASLLSLRGSIKQTESGKSRDAELDFRYSLDTVTSLKTFNPLSSTWRGADRFRCIHARIPFSTEIITHFFRSYIKASAYRYKNFVDGSKLGIVWHSATKLVPPENTLPAVKKDELLTDDWAFESRDLGAKIATTVFDCQDEGKFSNSLIIIKEAFQISNKNYQAIPGGVALLGIYSLANYFTFIPPEDSCGLVLSLSPLQVVPVFVQEGNTIHITMNHYDQTLWGLIAHYARIADGNQEISFKLSHSNRERNITITNGYWRLLRFEGSFILPSRKSGALHPPPPLHGQATVSWGYHDSATTMLVSIKPENAREEWPEQCVIDSPTCLQTASDISTSQIISLQFVNLPSWMIITMHSLFSDFVMDEGNMTTVKFTFPTKLPWTTRGICAVNSVTALSLDNSTTHNFKLNQDCYTIALADCSSLSRFIVGIKMNTINSTLSVRILTQNSVMDMVQENSDIKIYINGTEIEVTATGIQYPPKNKDDIFIYRAKKWDEEMTDLEINSGITVQHYGHTVIMLVESKLRGFTCGLCGNFNSENSDELNETPKCVQL, encoded by the exons GTTATCTGGTTCAAACCAGCTTTTGCAATCGTGACCTGTTTCCGGAGGGCGTTCAGCTCGGCTACAGATGGAGGGCGACGACGCACGTGGGTACCGTGTTCCCATCGGAGCACTTGACCAACTATTCGGTGGAAGCATACTTTTTAGTTCAAAACGATCAAAATTTCACAAACTTTCAA ATCAAAGAATTTAAGACGAGCGAGAACCAACAAGAGTTCCCGTGGATCACGCTGCCGTTCCGATGCGTTTACAGAGACGGCGAAGTACAAAAGTTCGAGAGCGAAACCGGCGACGTGACGGGATCGTTGAACATAAAAAGAGCATTGGCCACTATGTTTCAGCTGAAATTGGATTCCCTGAGGCGACCGTCGTTCGCCGCAGaagag GCTGGAGTCTATGGAAAATGCAACGTTCAGTACCTTGTgactaaatcaaataataacacaaatgttaagaaaataatcaacttttCGGCTTGTGACAGTAAACTTGGACAACAGTGGAGCAATACGCCGGCGTTCACGTGCCCATCGAGTTATCAA gaCGGGAGTATGAGTCACAGTGTTCGAAATTATAATCTGGACGAGATGAATGTGATTCGGTATTTGAATATTATCGGTACAGTAGAGTTCCAACCATTCCAAGCGTTAGCAGAATCTCATCACATCTTCGTGAA CCAAACATTTGAGCTGGACGACATTTTTCCGATCGGCGAACCCATCGCGCTGGTAGCAAAGTCGGACGACTCGATTGAGTACGACTTTAATCACTATGAAGATCCTACAATGGGTTTCAAGCCGTCCAATAAGTCTCTTCTTTTGGAAGaa attcttGATGCACTCAGTCAACTCACAGAAAGTTTGAGCTGGGAAATTGGAACAACCAACCTAGACAACCAGACTGAGTTTAGAGCTTTAGAGCTCATGTGGTGGTTAGATACATCTGATTGGATTACATTATACGATACGATAAAAATCGGGACCAGTTACTCACAAGAAACCATACA ACACTTCTTTTGGGATTTGGTACCACAAGTTGGATCAGCTTCTTCGGTTGAATTTATTCGTGAACTAAttaagacacaaaaaataacgaGCTTTTTGGCCACTGGATTGTTAATAACGTTTCCGTACCACGTTAGGTATCCAAACGAAAAACTCTTAAAAGAATCCGAAATTTTATTGTATCTCGATAGAGATATAGAAAACGAAGTGAGAAAAGTAGCAATTTTGAGCTTTGCTTCGTTGATACATAAAACGTGTGGTAAAGGAATGTGCTCAGATGATACGCAGAACAAGtacatcaaattatttttagacaaattCATAG AATCCACTTCACACAGTCGACAAATGCTGTTCATTGAAGCGTTCAGTAACATGAAAATCGACAATATACTGGACTTTTTACAACCGATTATTACAGATCATAACCGTTCTAGACACATCCGATTAGTCGCTATTTGGGCTGCGAAATCGGCCACTACTGCCCACCCAgaaaag GTCGCTGAAGTGTTTTGGCCGATATTGACGAACCACTCTGAACCTATGGAAATCCGAACGTCCGCGCTAAACATGCTCATGATGTCCCAGCCGACTGTGTCTCGGTTTTTGACACTCTACTGGTTCATGCAAGCCGAACCCAGCCAACAGATTTATAACTTTTACTACACAACGATCAATTCGATGGCCAACTCCAAGTATCCTTGCTACGACAAATA CAGCAAAATAGCCGCACAAATCGTAAGGTTCGTGCAGCACAAGTGGCATCACTGGGCCACCGGAAACTACCTGTTGGACTACGAGGATCCGATGAGAGGGTACGGTGGAATTGTTCAGACCATCCTGATGGCCAACCAGCGCACCGGGTTCCCGTCCGTACTCCGGTTGACGGCCGAACAGCACTCGTTTGGCACGTCATCTGAATTTCAGATTCACCTAAAATTTGAAGGACTGGCTGACAGTTTGAAGAGAGAACTGTTCAATACCATGGCGAAACCATCCGTCGAGATGACCGACGCGCTCAAGCATATACAGGACGTGCTCGAAAAGGCTAAATTCACCATCCGGGAGGACGAAGACCTTCACTTCGAGACGATTATCAAAATCAACGAGCAGACTATCTACTGTCACCACTTGAACCAGACCACGTTCAAGAGCTTCGCCCTTG TGTTGAAGCGGCTGAGTTCGTTGTATTTCCAGTTCAGTTTGAACTACCAGCGTCTATCGTTCCCGTTACGTTTCCAACGGACGCACTTCACCGATTTTGGAACACCAATTCTCCTACAGTTTAGAACGGCCTCGTTGTTGTCATTACGAGGAAGCATCAAGCAGACTGAGAGTGGCAAGTCAAGGGACGCCGAACTAGACTTCCG aTATTCCTTGGACACCGTGACTAGTCTCAAAACGTTCAACCCGCTAAGCAGCACTTGGCGGGGTGCCGACCGTTTTCGTTGCATCCATGCAAGAATACCGTTTTCCACCGAGATAATAACGCACTTTTTTAGATCTTACATAAAAGCATCAGCCTACAGGTACAAGAATTTCGTCGACGGGTCGAAGCTGGGAATCGTGTGGCATTCCGCGACCAAACTGGTTCCACCGGAAAACACTTTACCGGCCGTCAAGAAAGACGAATTGCTCACCGAt GATTGGGCTTTCGAGTCAAGAGATTTGGGAGCGAAAATTGCCACTACCGTTTTCGACTGCCAAGATGAGGGAAAGTTTTCCAATTCGTTGATCATCATCAAAGAAGCATTTCAGATTAGTAACAAAAACTATCA GGCCATACCTGGCGGTGTTGCTTTGCTGGGCATCTATTCGCTTGCCAACTATTTCACGTTCATTCCTCCAGAAGACAGTTGTGGTCTGGTATTGTCCCTGTCGCCGTTGCAG GTGGTTCCCGTGTTCGTCCAAGAGGGAAACACGATACACATCACGATGAACCACTACGACCAGACGCTCTGGGGCCTGATCGCGCATTACGCGCGCATCGCGGATGGCAACCAAGAGATATCGTTCAAGCTGAGCCACTCGAACCGCGAGCGGAACATCACCATCACCAATGGGTACTGGAGGCTGCTGCGGTTCGAGGGGTCGTTCATACTGCCGTCCCGCAAGTCCGGCGCCCTGCACCCGCCGCCGCCGTTGCACGGACAGGCCACCGTGTCGTGGGGCTACCACGATTCGGCCACCACCATGCTCGTGTCCATCAAGCCGGAGAACGCCCGCGAGGAATGGCCCGAACAGTGCGTCATCGATTCGCCCACGTGCCTGCAGACCGCCAGCGACATTTCCACCAGTCAAATCATATCGCTGCAATTCGTCAAC CTGCCAAGTTGGATGATAATTACGATGCATTCATTGTTTTCTGATTTTGTAATGGACGAAGGTAATATGACCACCGTCAAATTTACATTTCCAACTAAACTCCCTTGGACTACCCGGG GCATCTGCGCAGTTAACTCTGTGACGGCGTTGAGTTTGGATAATTCAACAACACACAATTTCAAGTTGAATCAAGACTGCTACACAATAGCATTAGCAGACTGTTCTTCATTGTCTCGTTTTATAGTAGGCATTAAAATGAACACTATTAATTCAACTTTG aGTGTGCGAATATTGACACAAAACAGTGTAATGGACATGGTTCAAGAGAATtctgacataaaaatatacattaatggaACTGAAATTGAAGTCACCGCAACTGGAATTCAATACCCACCGAAAAATAaagatgatatttttatttatag gGCGAAAAAATGGGATGAAGAAATGACTGATCTTGAAATTAATTCTGGAATAACAGTTCAACATTATGGTCATACGGTCATTATGTTGGTTGAAAGTAAATTGCGTGGATTTACATGTGGTTTATGTGGAAATTTCAACAGTGAAAACAGTGACGAATTAAATGAAACACCAAAATGTgtacaattgtaa